ACGGATCTGATGTTTCCGCCCAGTGATTAAACGCAAACTGAGTAGCTGGCAATTCCGGAGTCGCTGTTGCTCGAGGATCTCCATTTCGGCTCGATCGGCGTTGGCGGTCCCCTCTTCGGAGATCACCATGCGGTGGAGTCGATCTTCCTTGCGAATCCAGTCCACCAACTCACCATTGCGGATTTTGGGACCGGTCGGAATGAGTGCGGCGTACTCTTTGACGGTCGAACGATCCCGAAATTGCTCGGAAAGTCGCGACGCCGCTTTGGAAGTTCGGGCAAATAGTAGGACCCCGGTCACATGCGCATCGATCCGACTAACAATGCCGACGTAGACGTTACCCGGCTTGTTGTAGGTTCGTTTCAGATAATCCTTGGCCCACTGTGCGGCGCTCGGCTCACCCTCTTGCGCGCCCATTGTCGCTAGCAACGCAGGTTTCGAGATCGCGAGTAAATGGTTATCTTCGTAAAGAACTAGCGGAGTCGCGTACTTCATAGGATGATCGTCATTGCAAAGCGGTCCCCGCGAAAACTTCGATTCTACGCGTCCCACGCCCTCTCGTTCCAGACCTGCGAATGTATCCCAGCTTGATCTTGGCCAGCGGCTCTCCTCGTCGACACGAATTATTGACCGTCGCGGGAATTGATTTTCAGGTATGTCTACCGCATGCCGACGCCGAAACTCCGCCCCAGGCCGGCGAATCGCCGCGTGAAACGGTTTTGCGTCTGGCCCGCGATAAAGCGGCGAATGTCGCGCTGCGCACCGAGGAAGGAATCATTTTGGCCGCGGACACCTTGGCCCAATGCGATGACTTGCCGCTCGGAAAACCGCGTGATCGTAATCATGCCCGTGAAATCTTGCAAACGCTGCGTGGTCGCGAACATACGGTCGTTACCGCGATTTGTCTCTGGCGTCGGCCGGATGATTTTGTCGCCGTCGATGCGGCCGAATCGCATTTGCGCATGCGAATGCTCAGCGACCAAGAGATCGAATCGTATCTCGACACCGGCCTATGGGAAGGAAAAGCAGGCGCGTTTGGCCTGCAGGATCGTATCGACTGGATCGAAGTGGTCAACGGCAGCCAATCGAACGTTGTCGGACTGCCGCTCGAACTATTGGCGATTTTGCTGATGAATTTCCATGAGTAATGAAATTCTTTAAAACCCGCCCTGATAGTCGGCGATCAAATCGCGATCGCTCAAAATCGACTCGCTCTTCCGGCCAATAAAAAAGAAGGCCGACGCCGCGTCAAACGACGCCTTCCGCCGAACGAGGTAGTAATCGAAGTATTTCAGCCAAAACAGGCTGCATCGCGCCGCCAAACTGGCTGCCTGGCGAAGACGCTTCGATTGGAAGAAGCTCATCATGAAATAGCGCGCCGTCCAGGCCAGCGCCATGCCGGGGCCGCACGTCACGCCGCTTTCGACTTCTTCAAAATGGCGAAACAGCCGGCGATGTCCGAGTCGCGTGAAGCGGGTGAAATCGAACTGGCGACCATGCACTTGTTGAATGAACGGCGTATCGGCGTAAACAAGGCCATCCCGGCGAAGCACGCGGTAAATTTCTTCCACGCAGCATTGCGGGTCCACTACATGTTCCAGCACCGCTTGCACGATCACGGCGTCAAATGCGTCGCCGCGAAACGGCAAACTGTGAGCGTCGCAAATAATTTGCGTTCTCGGCCCCCAAGAGGCGTCCGTTTCGATCACTTCAATCGACGTATCGCCAAGCAATTGATCGAGTCCGGCGCCAACAACCCCGCCGCCGATGACCAACACGCGAACCGGTCGGTTACGGGCTTTCAATAACTCGGCCAGGGTTGCGAGATTTTTCTGGGCGGAAACATTGCACGATAAATCGGGAAGATGTTCGCTGATCCACTCGTGCAGCGGATGGTTCGAGCGAAAAAAGGTTTCCTCTTCCGCTTCAAATCCGCTGATATCAAAGATACTGTTCGCTTCGTTGATCAAAATCGGCACGCCGCGAGATGTGGGATAGACGTGACCACACGTCGGCGATTTGCACGCCAGCGTATCATCTTGATGAATCAAGGCTTGTCCGCAGATGGGACAGTCCAATACGTCTAACGGTAGCGACATGGCGAAAACATAGCAGAAGGAAGAAGCACCACGGCTAGCGCGCGGTTCTGCTCAACCATAGGTCGCAGGTAAGCGGCCTTCGTACGGAGGGCCTGGCATTTAAAGCAGAGAAAGGCATCGTCATCGCCCCAATCGTCACAAACCGACGTAGCGCCAGGCCGTGTCTGCCGAATTTGTCTGCTAGTTGATCGGGCGGACTGTCGCGCCGTTGGAAGCGCGAAAAGAAGAGCGGCAGGCACGGCCTGCCCTACGCTACGCGCATAAAAAAAGCCCCAGCTGATATAGCTGGGGCTTTGGAAGTAATAAATAAATCCGGCGATACCTACTTTCGCACTTGTGGTACTATCATCGGCTCGAAAAGCTTGACGGCTGTGTTCGGAATGGGAACAGGTATGACCTTTTCGATATGGTCACCGGAAAAGGCTTGCGTCAACGTGAGGGCTGACGCGAGCCTGATGACTCATGGCAAACGGCGGACCGTGTTGAGCGGTCCGCATCGTAGTGGCCATTTGTCGCAGGTCTGAAGCATTGAAGCTTCTTCGTTCTCGTTCAACGGATTGAACTTGGAACCTGCGGCAAAGTATTTGTCTAGAGAATGCTTTTCTCGAGTGAAAAGCGTTGAATATATGTGGTCAAGCTTTCGTCCGTTAGTACTGGTTAGCTGAACACATTACTGTGCTTACACATCCAGCCTATCAACCTGGTCGTCTTCCAGGGGACTCTCGCACTAAAGTGCTTACGAATTCTCATCTTGGAGCGGGCTTCACGCTTAGATGCTTTCAGCGTTTATCCTTTCCGACCATAGCTATCCAGCCGTGCCACTGGCATGACAACTGGGACACCAGAGGGTCGTCCTTCCAAATCCTCTCGTACTAAAGAAGAACCTCCTCAAAATTCGTACGCCCACAGCAGATAGGGACCGACCTGTCTCACGACGGTCTGAACCCAGCTCACGTACCACTTTAATCGGCGAACAGCCGAACCCTTGGGAGCTTCTTCACCCCCAGGATGTGATGAGCCGACATCGAGGTGCCAAACCGCATCGCCGCTATGGACGCTCGGATGCGATAAGCCTGTTATCCCCGGAGTACCTTTTATCTGATGAGCGATAGCCCTTCCATACGGGACTACCGGATCACTATGACCTACTTTCGTACCTGCTCGACCGATAAGTCTCGCA
The nucleotide sequence above comes from Blastopirellula sp. J2-11. Encoded proteins:
- a CDS encoding RluA family pseudouridine synthase, which gives rise to MKYATPLVLYEDNHLLAISKPALLATMGAQEGEPSAAQWAKDYLKRTYNKPGNVYVGIVSRIDAHVTGVLLFARTSKAASRLSEQFRDRSTVKEYAALIPTGPKIRNGELVDWIRKEDRLHRMVISEEGTANADRAEMEILEQQRLRNCQLLSLRLITGRKHQIRLQLASRGAAILGDKKYGSTDRYSPGIALHARRLVFTHPTLKTMVTIEAPLPEAWQAYL
- a CDS encoding Maf family protein, translating into MYPSLILASGSPRRHELLTVAGIDFQVCLPHADAETPPQAGESPRETVLRLARDKAANVALRTEEGIILAADTLAQCDDLPLGKPRDRNHAREILQTLRGREHTVVTAICLWRRPDDFVAVDAAESHLRMRMLSDQEIESYLDTGLWEGKAGAFGLQDRIDWIEVVNGSQSNVVGLPLELLAILLMNFHE
- a CDS encoding class I SAM-dependent methyltransferase codes for the protein MSLPLDVLDCPICGQALIHQDDTLACKSPTCGHVYPTSRGVPILINEANSIFDISGFEAEEETFFRSNHPLHEWISEHLPDLSCNVSAQKNLATLAELLKARNRPVRVLVIGGGVVGAGLDQLLGDTSIEVIETDASWGPRTQIICDAHSLPFRGDAFDAVIVQAVLEHVVDPQCCVEEIYRVLRRDGLVYADTPFIQQVHGRQFDFTRFTRLGHRRLFRHFEEVESGVTCGPGMALAWTARYFMMSFFQSKRLRQAASLAARCSLFWLKYFDYYLVRRKASFDAASAFFFIGRKSESILSDRDLIADYQGGF